ACGGCGGAGCGGACCTGCTCGGCGGCCGTGCGCAGCGCCACCGGGTCGGCGGCCTTCACCACGACGCTGAGGTTCTGGCTGCCGAAGCCGCCGCCGGCGGACACCTGGGTCGTGCCGATGCCCTTGAGCTTGCGAAGCCCGTCCTCCAGGTGGCGCTGCACCGCGTCGGAGGACTTCGAGTCCTCCAGCATCACCTGGTAGGACGCCTGGTTGGTGTCGGTGCCGCCGCCGAAGGCCGCCATGAAGCCGGAGGAGCCCACGGTGACCTGGTAGTCCTTGACGCCGTCGGTGGCGGCGAGCAGCTTCTCGACCTTCTTCGCCTGCGCGTCGGTCGCCGCCAGGCTGGTGCCGGGCTTCAGCTCCTGCTTGATCGTGAGGACCTCCTGCTCGCCCTGGTCGAAGAAGTTCGTCTTGAGCAGGCCGGACATGCCGAAGGTGACGACCAGGACGACGATCGCGATCAGCACGCTGGTGAGGCGGCGGCGGGTGGCGAACCGGAGCACGGGGACGTAGGCGCGCTGGAGGCGGCTGCCCGCCTCCTTCTCCTCGGCCCGGCGGCGGGCCTCCGCCGCGTCCTCGGGGGTGCCCTTGGGGGCGCGCAGGAACCAGTACGACAGGACGGGCACCACCGTCAGCGAGACCAGCAGCGAGGCCAGCAGGGCCGCCGTCACCGTGATGCTGAACGAGCCGAACAGGGCGCCCACCATGCCGCCGACCAGGCCGATCGGCAGGAACACCGCGACCGTGGTGAGGGTGGAGGAGGTGACCGCGCCGGCCACCTCGCGCACCGCCTCGACGATCGCCGCCCGGCGCTCCTCGCCGTAGCCGAGGTGCCGCTTGATGTTCTCCAGGACCACGATCGAGTCGTCCACGACCCGGCCGATGGCGATGGTCAGCGCGCCCAGCGTGAGCATGTTCAGGGACAGTCCGTCGACCCACAGCACGATCAGCGTGAGCACCACGGACAGCGGGATGGAGACGGCGGTGACCAGCGTGGAACGCAGCGACCCGAGGAAGAGCAGGATGACCAGCACCGCGAAGAGCAGGCCGAGCGCGCCCTCGGTGGTCAGGCCCTTGATGGACTTGGAGACGGCCGGGCCCTGATCGCTGACGACCGTCAGCCGGGCGCCGGAGCCGAGCTGTTCGCGCAGGTCGGGCAGCTTGTCCTTGACCGCGTTGGAGATGGTGACCGCGCTGCCGTCGTGGTCCATGGTCACGTTGACGGCGAGGCTCGGCCGGCCGTCGGTGCGGGTGAGGGAGTCGGCCGGGGCCGGCTGCTCCTTGACGGTGGCCACGTCACCGAGGCGTACGGGCTTGCGGGCGCCCTCGCCGGTGAGGCCGAGGTCCCTGATCTGCTCCAGCGTCGTGAAGCCGGCGCCGACCTGGACGCTGCGGTTGGCGCCGTCCTCGTCGAAGGAGCCGGCCGGGACGCCGACGCCGCCCGCCTGGAGGGCCTGGGCGAGGGCGGCGGTGGTCAGGCCGTTCCTCGCCAGCTTGCCCTCGTCGGGGGTGACGGTGACCTGGAGGTCGCGGACGCCGGTGACCTGGACGCGGCCGACGCCGTCGATGTCCTTCAGGGCCGGTACGACCGTCTTGTCGAGCTGGTCGGCGAGGGCCTGCTGATCCTTGTCGGAGGTGGCGGCGAGCACCACGGTCGGCATGTCGTCGGTGGAACCGGAGATCACCTGCGGGTCGACCTCGGACGGCAGCTGGTTGCGGGCCCGGTTCACGGCCTGCTGCACATCGCCGACGATCTGCTTGGTGTCGTTGCCGTAGTCGAAGGACGCCATGATCACGGCGTTGCCCTCGCCCGCGGTGGAGGTGACCGAGGTGACGCCGTCGACGCCCTGGAGGCTGTTCTCGATCGGCTCGACCACCTGCTTCTCGACCGCGTCGGGCGCGGCGCCCTGGTACGGCGCGATCACCGAGACCATGGGCAGGTCGATGGTGGGCAGCAGCTGCTGCTTGATCTGGGGTATCGCGATCAGCCCGAAGACCAGGGCGACGATCGACACGAGCCCGATGAGGGCCCGTTGGGCGAGGCTGAATCTGGACAGCCAGGACATGGGTCGGGGTCTCTCTTCTGTGAGCGGCAGGGCGCTTCCGTTCACAAAGGACGCACAGGAAGCGGCGACGGGACGTACAGGAGCGTCCACGTCACCACCCTGGTCCATCCGGGACGGCCGGACCGTAGGCCCCCGGTTCCATTTCCCCGGCGGGCCCCTACTCCGCGCGCAGTACACGCGGGTGGAGATCACTCCATCCGCGGACGGACCAGCCCCGACTCGTACGCGATCACCACGAGCTGCGCCCGGTCGCGCGCGCCCAGCTTGGCCATGGCCCGGTTGACGTGCGTCTTCACGGTCAGCGGGCTGACCGCGAGGCGTTCGGCGATCTCGTCGTTGGAGTGCCCGCCCGCGACCTGCACGAGCACCTCGCGCTCACGGCCGGTGAGCGCGTCGAGCCGCTCGCAGCCGGCCGGGGCGCGGCCGTCGTCCCCGCCGCCCTGGGCGAGGAAGCGGGCGATCAGGCCCTTCGTGGCGGACGGGGACAGCAGGGCGTCGCCGGCCGCGGCGACCCGGATGGCGTTGAGCAGCTCCTCGGGCTCGCTGCCCTTGCCGAGGAAGCCGGAGGCACCCGCGCGCAGCGACTGGACCACGTAGTCGTCCACCTCGAAGGTGGTCAGGATGACCACCTTGACCTGGGCCAGCTCGGGGTCCTCGCCGATCAGCCGGGTGGCGGCGAGGCCGTCGGTGCCGGGCATCCGGATGTCCATGAGGACGACGTCGGGGCGCCGCTCCCTGGCGAGCCGGACCGCCTGCGCGCCGTCGGACGCCTCCCCCACCACCTCCATGTCGGGCTCGGAGTCGACCAGCACCCGGAACGCGCTGCGCAGCAGTGCCTGGTCGTCGGCGAGCAGGACACGGATCGTCATACGGGCTCCCCCGGTGCCGTCGTACCGCCTTCGATGCGGTTGTCGGTGGTGCTGACGGGCAGGATCGCATGCACGCGGAAACCGCCGCCGTAGCGGGGTCCGGTGGTGAGGGTGCCGCCCAGGGCGCCGACGCGTTCGCGCATGCCGAGCAGTCCGTGGCCGCCGCCGGCCTCGGGGGCGGTGTTCCCGGGAGCGCTCTCGCCGGAACCGTTGTCCACCACGGTGACCTCGATGTGCGGTCCGACGCGGACGACGCTCACCTCGGCCCTGGCACCGGCGCCCGCGTGCTTGCGCACGTTGGTCAGCGCCTCCTGGACGATCCGGTAGGCGGCGAGGTCCACGGCCGCCGGCAGCCGGGTGCCCTGGTCGGCGCGGGCCACCTCCACCGGGAGCCCGGCGCTGCGGAAGGTGCCGGCCAGCTCCTCCAGCAGGCTCAGTCCGGGGGCGGGCTCGGTGGGGGCCTCCGGGTCGCCGGACTGGCGCAGCAGTCCGACGGTCGCCCGCAGTTCGCTGAGCGCGCTGCGGCCGGCCGCGCGGACGTGGGCGAGCGCCTCCTTGGCCTGGTCGGGACGCTTGTCCATGACGTGCGCGGCGACGCCGGCCTGCACATTGACCAGGGCGATGTGGTGGGCGACGACGTCGTGCAGGTCGCGGGCGATGCGCAGCCGCTCCTCGGCGACGCGGCGGCGGGCCTCCTCCTCGCGGGTGCGCTCCGCGCGCTCGGCGCGTTCCCGCATGGCCCGCACGACCGCACGGCGGCTGCGGACCGCGTCGCCCGCGGTGGCGCCGATGCCGGTCCAGGCGAGCACGCCCAGGTTCTCCTGCGCGTACCAGGGCAGCGGGCCGAAGAGCATCGCGGCGGCGGTCAGCACGGTCATGGTGAGCAGGCCGACGCGGAAGGTGGTGGTGCGGTCGGTGGTCGAGGCGACGGTGTACAGGGCGATGACGGCGGACATCGCGACGGGGGCGCGGGGGTCGCCGGTGACGCATTCCGCGACGGAGAGGGTGCAGGTGAGCGCGAGGACCGTGCGCGGGGCGCGGCGGCGCGGGACGAGGGCGGCGGCGGCGAGCAGCATCAGCAGGAGGCTGAGCGGGGCGGGGGTGCGGATGCCCCAGGTGACGCCGTCGGTGCCGTGCGGCAGCGCGAAGGAACCGGCGACCATGCACACGAGGACGCCCGCCGCCAGGCCCGCGTCCAGGGCGAGGGGGTGGGCTTTCAGCTCGCGGCGGGCGCGTTCCAGAGGGGTCACCTGAGGAACAGTACGGCGAGCGGGGGCCGGGCCGCGGAGGTGCGGGTGCCCTCACCGCGATCCGGGATCAGTCCGGGATCAGTCCGTTCTCGCCGAGCATCGTACGGACCTCCTCCAGCGACGCGTCCGGTGCCGGGAGGATCAGGTCGGAGGGCTCCAGCTCGTCGGCGCCGAGCGGCGCCCCGAGCCGTCGTACGGCGTCGAGGAGGGTGGCGAGGGTGCGGCGGAAGCCCTCCTCGTCGCCACCCTCCATCTCGGCCAGCAGTTCGTCGTCCAGCTCGTTCAGCTCGGCGAAGTGGGAGTCGTCCAGCCTGACCTGGCCCTCCCCCATGATCCGTACGATCACGTCGGCCTCCTCGGCTCGTCCCGGCGCCGTCCTGCCGCTGGTCGGAGGACCTACTGCTTGTCGAAGCGCGGGGTGTCCTGCGGCTGCTGCCGGCCCTGGGACTGCCCCTGTCCGGTGCCGCCCTCGATGGCCTGCTGCTGGGTGCCTCCGGCCAGCTCGGCCTTCATGCGCTGAAGCTCCAGCTCTACATCACTACCACCGGAGAGCCGGTCCAGCTCGGCGGCGATGTCGTCCTTGGCCATGCCGGTCGGGTCGTCCAGGGCGCCGGAAGCGAGCAGTTCGTCGATGGCGCCGGCGCGGGCCTGGAGCTGCTGGGTCTTGTCCTCGGCGCGCTGGATCGCGAGGCCGACGTCGCCCATCTCCTCGGAGATGCCGGAGAAGGCCTCGCCGATCCGGGTCTGGGCCTGGGCGGCGGTGTAGGTGGCCTTGATGGTCTCCTTCTTGGTGCGGAAGGCGTCCACCTTGGCCTGGAGGCGCTGGGCCGCCAGGGTGAGCTTCTCCTCCTCGCCCTGGAGGGTGGCGTGCTGCGTCTCCAGGTCGGTCACCTGCTGCTGGAGCGCGGCGCGCCGGGACAGCGCCTCGCGGGCCAGGTCCTCGCGGCCGAGCGCCAGCGCCTTGCGGCCCTGGTCCTCCAGCTTGCCGGACTGCTGCTGCAACTGGTTGAGCTGGAGTTCCAGGCGCTTGCGGCTGGTCGCCACGTCGGCGACGCCGCGGCGCACCTTCTGGAGCAGTTCGAGCTGCTTCTGGTACGAGTAATCGAGGGTTTCGCGCGGGTCCTCGGCCCGGTCAAGGGCCTTGTTCGCCTTCGCGCGGAAGATCATCCCCATACGCTTCATGACACCGCTCATGGGCTTCGCGCGCCCCCTTCTGACGGACTCCAGCTCACCGATCCTGCGACAAGACCCACAGTACGGGCCCTGCCTCCATTACCGCACTGTCCGGGGCGTGATGCGCTCATCCCCAAGAACGACTGCGGAGAGTGCCGCTCCGGCGCAGGGAGGAGACGACCCCCGAGCCGGGCCCGGATCGGGCCCCGTCCGGCTGCTTCTCGCATCCACGGGAACGTCCCCTCTGCGTCGTACAGACGCTCGGTGTTGCGGGATCGTTCCCGTTCGGGCTGCGGTCCATGCCGCCGGAGCCCTTACCCTTGGTCTTTGTGTTCCGTAGCCGTGCCAAGGATGAGAAGCCCCAGGCCGACAAGCCGGTGAACTTCTCCAAGCAGCCCCGCGACCCGCAGGCCCCCAAGGGCAGGCCCACTCCCAAGCGCAGTGAGGCCCAGTCCCAGCGCCGCAGCGTCGCCCACACCCCGACGAACCGCAAGGACGCCGCCAAGCGGTCGCGCGAGGAGCGCCGGCAGGCGCTGGAGAGGCAGCGCCAGGCGCTGGCCAGCGGCGACGAGCGCTATCTGCCGGCCCGGGACAAGGGGCCCGTGCGCAGGTTCGCCCGTGACTGGGTGGACTCCCGGTTCAACGTGGCCGAGTTCTTCCTGCCGCTCGCCATCGTGATCCTCGTGCTCAGCGTCGTGCGGGTGCCCGCGCTGCAGAACATCGCGCTGCTGCTGTGGGCCGTGGTGATCGTCCTGATCGTGCTGGACGCGGCGGTCAGCGGCTTCCGGCTGAAGAAGCGGCTCAAGGAGCGCTTCCCGGACGGCAACACCCGTGGCGCGGTGGCGTACGCCCTGATGCGCTCCCTCCAGATGCGCCGGCTCCGGCTGCCGAAGCCGCAGGTCAAGCGCGGAGAGCGGCCCTGAGCGCAGACGCTTTCACCTCAGGTGCGGCCCACTCCTGGCTGGACAAGGTGGGCGGGCTGCGCGACGTCGTGCGCCAGGAACTGGTGGCGCGGCAGCTCGACGAGCAGATAGCCGGGCGGTTCCCGGTCGGGCGGCGGCTGCGGGTGCTCGACGTGGGGATCGGCCAGGGCACGCAGGCCCTGCGGCTGGCCCGGCTCGGCCATCAGGTGACCGGCGTCGAGCAGGACCCGGTGATGATCGCCGCCGCGCGCGAGGCGCTGGACCGGGAACCGGAGGGCATACGGGAGCGGGTCCGGCTGGTGCAGGGCGACGGCCGGGACACCGGGGTGCACTTCCTGCCGGGCAGCTTCGACCTGGTGCTCTGCCACGGCGTGCTGATGTACGTCGAGGAGCCCGACCCGCTGGTGGCCGGCCTGGCCCGGATGCTGGCGCCCGGCGGGCTGCTCTCCCTGCTGGTGCGCAACGGCGACGGGCTCGCCATGCGGCCCGGCCTGACCGGCGACTGGGCGGGTGCCCTGGCCGCCTTCGACACCACCGCCTACACCAACCGCCTGGGCCTGAACGTGCGGGCGGACCGGCTGGCCGAACTGACCGGCACCCTCGCCGGCATCGCCGCCCCGCTGCACGCCTGGTACGGCGTCCGGGTCTTCACGGACACGGCGGCGGACGACGCGGCCCCGCCGGCCGATCTGGAGACGCTGCTCGCGGTCGAGGAGCGGGCCGGCCGCACGGACCCCTACCGGGGGGTCGCGGCACTGCTGCATCTGTGCGGGGTACGGGGCTGAGCCCGTTCGGGGCAACACGACGGGCCCGCTGATCACCGCGCGGCCAGACTCGGGGCATGGACGCTTCCCGTACTCCTGTCCTGCGCCGGGTGATCACGGTTCTGCTGCTGGTGTGCGGCACGGCGCTCACCGGCTGCGAGGGTCCGGCCGCACCGGGCGCGCGGCACGACGCGGCGACGGGGAGCCCGGCGGCCGTACCGATGGCGGCGGGCGATCTCCAGAGCGCGTACCAGCGGGTCATCCGGCAGGCGCTGCCGTCGGTCGTGCAGATCGAGGCGAGCCGTGACCTCGGTTCCGGGATCGTGTACGACGACCGGGGGCACATCGTCACCAACGCGCACGTGGTCGGCGACGAGAAGACCTTCCGGGTGACGACGGCGGGCAGCGAGGAGCCGCTGACGGCGACCCTCGTGTACTCCTACCCCCAGCAGGACCTGGCGGTGATCAAGCTGGACCGGGTGCCGGACGGGCTGCGGCCCGCGGTGTTCGGCGACAGCGAGAAGGTGGAGGTCGGCCAGATCGTGCTGGCCATGGGGTCGCCGCTCGGGCTGTCGTCCAGCGTGACCCAGGGGATCGTCTCGGCGACCGGGCGGACGGTGAGCGAGGGCAGCGGCGGCGGGGGCACCGGCGCCACGATCGCCAACATGGTGCAGACGTCGGCGGCCATCAATCCGGGCAACAGCGGCGGCGCCCTGGTCAACCTGGACGGGCAGGTCATCGGCATCCCGACGCTCGCCGCGGCCGACCCCAGCCTCGGCAGCGCGGCGGCCGGGATCGGTTTCGCCATCCCGGCGTCGATGGCACGGACCATCGCCGGGCAGATCGTGCGCGAGGGCCGGGTGGTGGACTCGGGGCGGGCCGCGCTCGGCATCACCGGGCGGACCGTGGTGGACGACCGGCTCCAGCCGGCCGGGGTGGCCGTCGTCACCGTGCAGAGCGGCGGCCCCGCGGACCGGGCCGGGCTGCGGGTCGGCGACATCATCACCCGGGTCGGCGACCGGTCCGTCACCACCATCACCTCCCTCCAGGAGGCCCTGGCCGCGGGCCGGCCCGGCGGGCGCACGCCGGTGACCTATCTGCGGGACGGGACGCGGCGGACGGCCCAGGTGACGCTGGGCGAGCAGTGAGGAGGGGTACGGCGCCGGAGTGCGGCTCCGGGGGCGCGCCCCTCCTCACCACGGGTCAGGCGGCGTCGGCGTGCAGGCTCATCGGCCCGTAGACCTCGGTGCCGTCCTCGAACAGCCGCACCTGGTCCGCGCCGCCCTCCAGCAGCGCCTTCCAGTGCTCCCCCACCCAGGACTCGGCGTCCCCCTGGGTGCCGAACTCCTCGGGCTGGACCGCGGGCTGGACCTCCGTCCCGTCGGCCTTCTCGAACCGCCACGTCCATGCCGTCATGTGGGCCTCCTTGTGCTCCGACGCGTGCTGGAAGAGTAGACGGAAGCGCAATACCCGATCGGACAGGCGAAAATCGTTCCGTGGAAGTGACTCTGCTCGGTACCGGCGCCCCCGCCGGACTGCCCCGCCCCGACTGCCCCTGTGCCGCCTGCGCGACGGCGCTGGGGCCGGACGCGCGGGCGGCCACCGCGCTGCTGGTGGACGGCGCACTGCTGCTTGACCTCACGCCGGGCGCGGCCTTCGCGGCGGCCCGGGCCGGGCACTCGCTGGCCGGTGTGCGCCAGGTGCTCCTGTCCCATCCGCACGACGGGCCCCCGGTGGAGGTGCCGGCCGGGCTGCCGCAGCCGGGGCGGGTGCCGGACGGGCGGGAGCTGGCGCTGCTGACGGGGCACCGGGTGCGGGCGGTGGCGATGGACGCGGGCGGCACCGGGTACGCGGTGACCGGTCCGGACGGGCAGCGGCTGCTGTACCTGCCGCCCGGTGGGGCGCCGGCGGGTCTGGAGACGGGGACGGCGGAGTCGTACCACCTGGTCCTCGCGGACGTGGTGGGCCGCCCGGACGCGCTGGCCCGGCTGCGCGCGGTGGGCTCCGCGGGGCCGACCACGGACGTCGTCGCGGTCCACCTGGACCACGACGTGCCGCCGGGGGCGGAGTTGCGGCGGCGGCTGGCCGCGGCGGGGGCGCGTGCCGTGCCCGACGGTACGACGCTGGTGGTCGGGGCGTACGAGGAGGTGCCGGACGTGCCGCGGCGGACGCTGGTGCTCGGCGGGGCGCGCTCGGGCAAGTCGGTGGAGGCCGAGCGGCGGCTGGAGTCCTTCCCGGACGTGCTGTACGTGGCGACCGGCGGCACCCGGGGCGGGGACACCGAGTGGGCGGCGCGGGTGGCCGCGCACCGGGAGCGGCGGCCGGGGTCGTGGCGCACGGCGGAGACGACTGACCTGGAGCCGGTGCTCCGCGAGGACGGGCCGCCGGTGCTGATCGACTGCCTGTCGCTGTGGCTGACCGATGTCATGGACGAGGTCGGGGCGTGGGACGACGCGGAGTGGGCGGGCGGGGGCGAGAAGGCGCTGCGGGAGCGGGTGCGCTCGCTCACGGAGGCGGTCCGCCGCACCCGCCGTACCGTGGTCGCGGTGTCGAACGAGGTCGGCTCGGGGATCGTGCCGGCGACGGCGTCGGGCCGCCGCTACCGCGACGAACTGGGCCGGCTGAACGCGGCGTTCGGCGCGGAGTGCGAGCAGGTGCTGCTGGTGGTCGCCGGGCAGGCGATGGTGCTGCGCGGGTAGGGGACGGCACCGCCGGGCGCGGGTCCCGGGCGGCCGAGGAAGGGCAGCCGCCAGGTGGGCGGCAGGACCGTGCACGAGGGGGTGCCCGCGGCGATCCGGGCCCAGCCGCGGTGCAGGACGACGTGGCCGCCGGGGCGCAGGACGGCGAGGGCGGCCCGCAGTTCGGCGTCGGGGGCGTCGGACGGGGGGCGCAGGATGGTGACGACGTCGTAGCGGGAGCGGAGGCGGTCGGTCAGTCCCGGGGTCGTGAGCCGGCCGCGGTACGCCTCCTCGATCCGGTCCGCCGCCAGGGCCCGCTCCAGGCCGTCCGTCGGGTCCAGCCCGTCGAAGCTCGTGTAGGGGAAGTGCTTCCTCGCCGCCTCGGGGAAGCGGCCGTCGCCGGTGTCCACGTCCAGCCAGCTCTCCGGCTCCGGCAGCGCGGACAGGGCGCGGGCGGTGAGCCGGTGCCGGAGCTGTTCCGTGCGGCGTTCGTGGAAGGTCGGCATGGACGGCGACTCCCTGTGCGACATTTCGCTGCAAAACGGAACGTATGGGATGCCGATCCAGGACGCAATGACATCGCGCCGATGTGGCGCCGGGACGTTCGCTCCCGGGCGGTACTGTTCGGCGAATGAGCAGGATTGATCTGGACGACTTCACCGATCTGATCGAGCGCCCGGACGGGGGCGTGCGCCGCGACGCCGAGGCCCGGCGGGAGCGCCAGATCGTGCCGGCCGGGGCGCTGGGGCGCCTGGACGAGCTGGGCGAGTGGCTCTCCGCCGCGCAGAACGCCGTACCGGTACGGCCCGTCGAGCGGCCCCGGCTGGTCCTCTTCGCGGGTGACCACGGCATCGCCGCGCTGGACGTCTCGGCGCGGCCCGCGGGCGGCGCCGAGCGGCTGGTGCGGGACGTGCTGGAGGGCGCGAGCCCCGCCGCGGTGCTCGCGCGCCGGCTCCGGGTGCCGGTACGGGTCGTGGACATGGCCCTGGACTGCGACCCGGGCGCCTTCCCCGAGGAGGTCACCCGGCACCGGGTGCGGCGCGGCAGCGGCCGTATCGACATCGAGGACGCGCTCACCCTGGACGAGGCGGAGGCCGCGGTGCGGGCGGGCATGGCCGTGGCCGACGAGGAGGCGGACTCCGGCACGGACCTGGTGGTGCTCGGCGACGTCAGCGTGGGCGGCACCACGGCGGCCGCGGTGCTGGTCGCGGCGCTGTGCGGGACCGACGCGTCGGTGGTGACCGGGCGGGGCGGGCACGCGATCGACGACCTGACGTGGATGCGCAAGTGCGCCGCGATCCGGGACGCGCTGCGCCGGGCGCGGCCGGTGCTCGGGGACCAGTTGCAGCTGCTGGCGGCGGTGGGCGGGGCGGACCTCGCGGCGATGACCGGGTTCCTGCTCCAGTGCGCGGTGCGGAAGCTTCCGGTGATCCTTGACGGGGTGGTGACCACCGCGTGCGCGCTGGTCGCGCAGCGGGTCGCCTTCCGGGCGCCGGACTGGTGGCTGGCCGGGCACGACAGCGGGGAGCCGGGGCAGGCGAAGGCCCTGGACCGGATGGCGCTGGAGCCGCTGCTGGCGCAGGGCGTGAAGACCGGCGAGGGCCTGGGCGCGCTGCTGGCCCTGCCGCTGGTCCAGGCCGCGGCGGCGCTGGCCGCGGAGCTGCCGGAGAGGCCGGACGACGAGCAGGAGGCCGAGGACGGGAAGGACGCCGACGGCGAGCAGGAGCCGGAGGCCGGCGAGCGGCCGCAGGGGTCCGCGGAGTAGGGCGCGCCACCCCCGCCCAACTGGCCGGTTTTACAAGCGGTTCACCGGATAAGTCCGGTTCGCCACGGCAGCCCCCCATAAGATCCTTGGCTATGGGAGATGCCCGGATTGCCGTGTCGCAGCGCGTGGAGGCGGGGGGTTCGGTCGAGGAGGAGCGGCGGGGCGGCGGGGCCTCCCGGCGGGCCGCCGCCTTCGCCGTCTGGTACCTGCGCACCGTCGCCTTCGTCAACTTCCTCACCGCGGTGTGGGTCTCGCTCTACCAGGACGTGCGCCGGCACAACCAGGACGACTTCTTCACGCCGTACCTGCTGACCGCCGGCTTCGCCTCCGGGGTGTTCACCGCGTTCCTGGCGATCACGATGCGGCGCCGCAAGCGCGCCGCGTGGATCCTCAACCTGGTGCTCAGCGGCGCCTTCCTCGCGCTGTTCGCGTTCGCCATGGCGTTCCCGGAGATCCACCGGTACGCGCAGAACTGGGTCTCGCTGGTGCTGACGGCCGCGTTCGTCGGGGCGCTGCTCGTGGGGCGGCGGGAGTTCTACGCCAAGGGCGACCGCGCCAACCCCCGGCTCGCGGCCACGGTCGCCGTCTGCGGCGGGGCGGCCGCCTCCCTGCTGGCCGGGCTGCTGGTGACGGTCACCAACGAGGCGCCGGACGCGGCCCGTTCGACCTTCTTCGAGCGCTGGCACTTCGGCGCCCTGCGGCTGGTCTCGGTCTCCGCCGACGAGCACCACTTCCCCGGCATCGCCCCGCCCAACTGGGCCAATGTCGCGATCAACGTGCTCAGTACGGCCCTGGTGCTCGCCGTCTTCTACGCCGCCTTCCGCTCCCGGCGGGCCGTGGACCCGCTCACCGCGGACGACGAGAAACGGCTGCGGGCGCTGCTGGAGCGGCACGGCGAGCGTGACTCGCTGGGCTACTTCGCGCTGCGCCGGGAGAAGAGCGTGGTGTGGTCGCCGACCGGCAAGGCGGCCGTCGCCTACCGGGTCGTCGGCGGGGTGAGCCTCGCCTCCGGGGACCCGCTGGGCGATCCGGAGGCCTGGCCCGGGGCGATCGTGCCGTGGCTCGCGAAGGCGCGGGCGCACGGCTGGATCCCGGCGGTGATGGGGGCGAGCGAGGAGGCGGGCACCGTGTACGCCCGGCACGGCCTGGACGCGCTGGAACTCGGGGACGAGGCGATCGTGGAGGTCGCCGACTTCACCCTGGAGGGGCGGGCGATGCGCACCGTGCGGCAGGCCTACAACCGGGTGAAGCGCGCGGGGTACGAGGTGCGCGTCCGGCGCCACGAGGACATCCCGGCGCACGAGATGGCGCTGCTCGTCCAGCGCGCGGACGACTGGCGGGACGGCGCGACCGAGCGCGGGTTCAGCATGGCCCTCGGCCGGCTCGGGGACCCCGAGGACGGGCGCTGCGTGATGCTGGAGTGCACGGACGCCCGGGGCCGGCCGCGGGCGCTGCTGTCGTTCGTGCCCTGGGGACCGAACGGGCTGTCGCTGGACCTGATGCGGCGCGACCGGGACGCCGAGAACGGGCTGATGGAGTTCATGGTCATCGAACTGCTGCGGCGCGCCCCGGAGATCGGGGTCACACAGGTCTCGCTGAACTTCGCGATGTTCCGCTCGGTCTTCGAACGGGGGGCGCGCCTGGGTGCCGGACCGGTGCTCAGGCTGTGGCGGTCGCTGCTCAGCTTCTTCTCCCGCTGGTGGCAGATCGAGTCGCTGTACCGCGCCAACGCCAAGTACCGGCCCATCTGGGAGCCGCGGTTCCTGCTCTTCGAGAAGAGCGCGGACCTGCCGCGCATCGGCCTCGCCTCGG
This Streptomyces misionensis DNA region includes the following protein-coding sequences:
- a CDS encoding phosphatidylglycerol lysyltransferase domain-containing protein; this encodes MGDARIAVSQRVEAGGSVEEERRGGGASRRAAAFAVWYLRTVAFVNFLTAVWVSLYQDVRRHNQDDFFTPYLLTAGFASGVFTAFLAITMRRRKRAAWILNLVLSGAFLALFAFAMAFPEIHRYAQNWVSLVLTAAFVGALLVGRREFYAKGDRANPRLAATVAVCGGAAASLLAGLLVTVTNEAPDAARSTFFERWHFGALRLVSVSADEHHFPGIAPPNWANVAINVLSTALVLAVFYAAFRSRRAVDPLTADDEKRLRALLERHGERDSLGYFALRREKSVVWSPTGKAAVAYRVVGGVSLASGDPLGDPEAWPGAIVPWLAKARAHGWIPAVMGASEEAGTVYARHGLDALELGDEAIVEVADFTLEGRAMRTVRQAYNRVKRAGYEVRVRRHEDIPAHEMALLVQRADDWRDGATERGFSMALGRLGDPEDGRCVMLECTDARGRPRALLSFVPWGPNGLSLDLMRRDRDAENGLMEFMVIELLRRAPEIGVTQVSLNFAMFRSVFERGARLGAGPVLRLWRSLLSFFSRWWQIESLYRANAKYRPIWEPRFLLFEKSADLPRIGLASARAEGFLEAPGLPRWLHRRQLGGRR
- a CDS encoding S1C family serine protease, translating into MDASRTPVLRRVITVLLLVCGTALTGCEGPAAPGARHDAATGSPAAVPMAAGDLQSAYQRVIRQALPSVVQIEASRDLGSGIVYDDRGHIVTNAHVVGDEKTFRVTTAGSEEPLTATLVYSYPQQDLAVIKLDRVPDGLRPAVFGDSEKVEVGQIVLAMGSPLGLSSSVTQGIVSATGRTVSEGSGGGGTGATIANMVQTSAAINPGNSGGALVNLDGQVIGIPTLAAADPSLGSAAAGIGFAIPASMARTIAGQIVREGRVVDSGRAALGITGRTVVDDRLQPAGVAVVTVQSGGPADRAGLRVGDIITRVGDRSVTTITSLQEALAAGRPGGRTPVTYLRDGTRRTAQVTLGEQ
- the cobT gene encoding nicotinate-nucleotide--dimethylbenzimidazole phosphoribosyltransferase; this encodes MSRIDLDDFTDLIERPDGGVRRDAEARRERQIVPAGALGRLDELGEWLSAAQNAVPVRPVERPRLVLFAGDHGIAALDVSARPAGGAERLVRDVLEGASPAAVLARRLRVPVRVVDMALDCDPGAFPEEVTRHRVRRGSGRIDIEDALTLDEAEAAVRAGMAVADEEADSGTDLVVLGDVSVGGTTAAAVLVAALCGTDASVVTGRGGHAIDDLTWMRKCAAIRDALRRARPVLGDQLQLLAAVGGADLAAMTGFLLQCAVRKLPVILDGVVTTACALVAQRVAFRAPDWWLAGHDSGEPGQAKALDRMALEPLLAQGVKTGEGLGALLALPLVQAAAALAAELPERPDDEQEAEDGKDADGEQEPEAGERPQGSAE
- a CDS encoding methyltransferase domain-containing protein, encoding MPTFHERRTEQLRHRLTARALSALPEPESWLDVDTGDGRFPEAARKHFPYTSFDGLDPTDGLERALAADRIEEAYRGRLTTPGLTDRLRSRYDVVTILRPPSDAPDAELRAALAVLRPGGHVVLHRGWARIAAGTPSCTVLPPTWRLPFLGRPGPAPGGAVPYPRSTIACPATTSSTCSHSAPNAAFSRPSSSR
- a CDS encoding class I SAM-dependent methyltransferase, with amino-acid sequence MARQLDEQIAGRFPVGRRLRVLDVGIGQGTQALRLARLGHQVTGVEQDPVMIAAAREALDREPEGIRERVRLVQGDGRDTGVHFLPGSFDLVLCHGVLMYVEEPDPLVAGLARMLAPGGLLSLLVRNGDGLAMRPGLTGDWAGALAAFDTTAYTNRLGLNVRADRLAELTGTLAGIAAPLHAWYGVRVFTDTAADDAAPPADLETLLAVEERAGRTDPYRGVAALLHLCGVRG
- a CDS encoding bifunctional adenosylcobinamide kinase/adenosylcobinamide-phosphate guanylyltransferase; its protein translation is MEVTLLGTGAPAGLPRPDCPCAACATALGPDARAATALLVDGALLLDLTPGAAFAAARAGHSLAGVRQVLLSHPHDGPPVEVPAGLPQPGRVPDGRELALLTGHRVRAVAMDAGGTGYAVTGPDGQRLLYLPPGGAPAGLETGTAESYHLVLADVVGRPDALARLRAVGSAGPTTDVVAVHLDHDVPPGAELRRRLAAAGARAVPDGTTLVVGAYEEVPDVPRRTLVLGGARSGKSVEAERRLESFPDVLYVATGGTRGGDTEWAARVAAHRERRPGSWRTAETTDLEPVLREDGPPVLIDCLSLWLTDVMDEVGAWDDAEWAGGGEKALRERVRSLTEAVRRTRRTVVAVSNEVGSGIVPATASGRRYRDELGRLNAAFGAECEQVLLVVAGQAMVLRG